In Aegilops tauschii subsp. strangulata cultivar AL8/78 chromosome 3, Aet v6.0, whole genome shotgun sequence, one genomic interval encodes:
- the LOC109739299 gene encoding F-box protein At5g07610-like, with the protein MSSSPAMLPEELLVEIMARVPYRSLCRFRCVSPSWRALCSDPSLLKRSPQTLSGFFCYSLPDPWIYYRDTRFLNFPGGSSGCRPLIDPSFPFLHAGGYTDGFVVADCCGGLLLVCEWSKLRQPRYPLDRDYLVCNPATEKWTVLPRIEELDPENVIRLCFDPAQPHCFRVFVFVQDHENDCRLTGVKIYSSETRMWTSEQIGWGKRTSVIDCDDTASVFLNGTLHLIDYDSRIVTVDMDVWVLEDFARGRWTLKHTANEPCSGATP; encoded by the exons ATGTCCAGCTCGCCGGCAATGCTCCCAGAGGAGCTCCTCGTGGAGATCATGGCACGGGTGCCCTACCGGTCCCTCTGCCGCTTCCGGTGCGTGTCGCCGTCGTGGCGCGCCCTCTGCTCCGACCCCAGCCTCCTCAAGCGGTCGCCGCAGACCCTCTCCGGGTTCTTCTGCTACTCCCTCCCAGATCCGTGGATATACTACCGCGACACACGTTTCCTCAATTTTCCCGGCGGCAGTTCAGGCTGCCGGCCTCTGATCGACCCGtccttcccttttctgcacgccGGCGGCTACACCGATGGCTTCGTGGTCGCGGATTGCTGCGGAGGCCTCCTCCTCGTATGCGAGTGGTCCAAGTTACGCCAACCGCGGTATCCGCTGGACAGAGATTATCTCGTGTGCAACCCTGCTACCGAGAAGTGGACCGTCTTGCCTCGCATCGAGGAGCTGGACCCGGAGAACGTCATCCGTCTGTGCTTCGACCCGGCCCAACCCCACTGTTTTCGGGTGTTTGTGTTCGTGCAGGATCATGAAAATGATTGCAGGCTCACTGGAGTGAAGATCTACTCGTCCGAGACCAGAATGTGGACTTCAGAGCAGATTGGGTGGGGTAAAAGAACTAGTGTGATTGATTGTGACGATACGGCTTCTGTTTTTCTGAACGGCACTCTGCATCTGATCGATTACGATTCTCGTATTGTTACCGTGGACATGGATG TTTGGGTTCTTGAGGATTTTGCTCGTGGACGTTGGACTCTGAAGCATACTGCAAACGAGCCCTGCTCCGGTGCAACCCCCTAA
- the LOC109739301 gene encoding uncharacterized protein, whose protein sequence is MDGLNGEIVCAVEKWCKLVAALSSGQHDRFIIQEQVGEVTLGAVDVECIFNLENQGLSASDILTEEGEDIKERVPPQFLMKKGKHLRQWPKGNLALLQYLYWEKVQPVEGECAYNPNLSIQPLMRNWTEGAATRRDRFDYDNGRGRGNVRIENNITQEYRAQEPNIPNNAPTMKPKTKPANGNAKKSTTAPMSEYLMELLMKRFMDFIHTQMREIPNQVAERLLEKLNKSGVMYKPAAAVPSADNDVDEELDSFENGPYEKKEFVYKDDIDSRGEPVIDMTQPDEVVPNHKTKTPPKMNGHKEASPIRRNDECGATPENPWVVGTSTQAPSSDIDICPSSVSKFMAKANGKKGATIDKDEEVMSIKRKRTVPKKFETPYALDKPSRRPNCGQKPSGTSTATRALFSENHEPEVVADELTPEIIDAVVSFVELAASSEKNKGKKVYYSEGRGISLTSERIRPVIDAYMGHLELRVGHDRYLCPAWRSKFLVDRAIARDDPLPSSCNMDSALSKAGAVNRVTKEYTLRDKTYIALNIDNAHWMTVVMHLIKQEFQVLDSLYPLDLTEKTVKALGNIRTNSCGLFVTECLEHWDGDRMTRDFSQATVDAS, encoded by the exons ATGGACGGGCTGAATGGAGAAATAGTATGCGCCGTTGAGAAATGGTGCAAGCTTGTTGCAGCTCTATCGAGCG GCCAGCACGACAGATTCATTATACAAGAGCAGGTTGGGGAGGTGACTCTCGGTGCGGTCGACGTCGAGTGCATCTTTAACCTCGAGAACCAAGGACTGTCCGCTTCGGACATTCTGACTGAAGAAGGCGAGGACATCAAGGAGCGGGTGCCGCCACAATTTCTCA TGAAGAAAGGCAAACACCTCCGCCAATGGCCGAAAGGCAATTTGGCTCTCTTGCAG TACTTGTACTGGGAGAAGGTGCAACCGGTCGAAGGAGAATGCGCCTATAATCCCAACTTGTCCATACAACCTCTTATGAGGAACTGGACCGAAGGTGCAGCCACTAGGAGAGATCGTTTCGACTATGACAATGGGCGCGGCCGTGGTAACGTCAGG ATCGAAAATAATATCACCCAGGAGTATAGGGCTCAGGAGCCCAACATCCCAAATAATGCGCCTACCATGAAGCCAAAAACCAAGCCTGCAAATGGAAACGCAAAGAAGTCGACGACAGCCCCAATGTCGGAATATTTGATGGAGCTTCTAATGAAGCGGTTCATGGACTTCATACACACCCAGATGAGGGAAATCCCTAATCAAGTTGCTGAG AGGttgttggagaagttgaacaAATCAGGTGTCATGTACAAGCCGGCTGCTGCCGTGCCATCCGCGGACAATGATGTGGATGAAGAACTGGATTCGTTCGAGAATGGTCCATATGAAAAGAAGGAATTCGTGTACAAGGATGACATAGACTCACGCGGAGAGCCTGTCATTGACATGACGCAGCCTGATGAAGTGGTTCCCAACCATAAAACC AAAACCCCACCGAAGATGAATGGACACAAGGAAGCTTCACCTATTAGGCGTAATGATGAATGTGGCGCTACACCCGAAAACCCTTGGGTCGTTGGTACTTCTACTCAAGCACCTTCATCGGACATAGACATTTGTCCATCTTCTGTCAGCAAGTTCATGGCTAAGGCGAATGGAAAAAAGGGTGCAACAATCGATAAGGATGAGGAAGTTATGTCCATTAAGCGCAAGAGGACTGTTCCTAAGAAATTTGAAACCCCCTACGCACTTGACAAGCCCAGCAGGCGTCCCAACTGTGGTCAGAAACCCTCCGGTACTTCTACTGCTACTAGAG CTCTGTTTTCTGAAAATCATGAGCCGGAGGTTGTGGCAGATGAGTTGACGCCGGAAATAATTGATGCGGTTGTTTCATTTGTCGAGTTAGCTGCTAGCTCCGAGAAGAATAAGGGGAAGAAAGTTTACTACAGTGAAGGGCGTGGCATATCTCTGACTTCTGAAAGGATTCGACCG GTAATTGATGCTTATATGGGACATTTGGAGCTGCGCGTTGGTCATGATCGTTACCTCTGTCCAGCGTGGAGGTCCAAATTCCTTGTAGATCGTGCTATCGCACGAGACGATCCATTGCCGTCGAGCTGCAACATGGATAGTGCTCTGTCCAAAGCTGGAGCAGTTAATAGAGTCACGAAAGAGTATACTTTGCGTGATAAG ACGTATATCGCGTTGAATATCGATAATGCCCACTGGATGACCGTGGTCATGCACTTGATCAAGCAAGAATTCCAAGTTCTCGATTCGCTCTATCCTCTGGACCTGACAGAAAAGACTGTGAAAGCACTG GGAAATATCCGGAC GAACTCTTGTGGCCTTTTTGTCACAGAATGTCTAGAACATTGGGACGGGGACCGAATGACCCGCGATTTTTCACAG GCCACCGTTGACGCAAGTTGA